The Lathyrus oleraceus cultivar Zhongwan6 chromosome 5, CAAS_Psat_ZW6_1.0, whole genome shotgun sequence genome includes the window acttaaaaattTCTAGGAGACGTGAGGAGATGTCCATGAAAATAAACCAATGGAAGGACTCGGCCTGGGGATAAGGTTATCTGCAGGGGATGAGaatagatcagaacaaagctgcaatactcaaaccaaacaggggattcatgacttcactggggaaatacacactcaaactcacATGGGGGAAGAATGAATTacaacacaggagtaaaagatATGTATTATCtactatcggttactggataaGAAGATCAATACACTCGGAGAGTAACATgtcaaggatgactcgctgagaaaaagaggtgtattcgttaccggtttactgggtaagaataacctactggggaaaagatcaaatagggtttacaactaccgattactgggcagaagaccaaagggagagTATCCATCAcctaattaaagtgaacatatcaaggataaacttaaaggaagaatatttgtcatcaattaggatgaacatatcaaggatagaccacctggggaagaggaagaatattcgttgccggttagggtaaacatatcaaggataggctGCCGAGGAGAAATAGGAATGATAtatatcagttactggatagaataccaaaaaggagagaaaatccgtcactgatcaaagtgaacatattaaggatagactcagcaggggaaagtaggaattacaactaccagttactgggtagaataccaaagagaagagaaaatctgtcatcggtcaaagtgaacatatcaaggataaactctctggggaataaaatagggattacacctacctttttactgggcagaaaaccaaaaaaggaagaatatttgtcatcggttaagatgaacatatcaaggatagactacttggggaaatgtgaaaatgaatccactagggaaaacaaaggaagtatattacattttaccgggtattgggcaaaagtaatgtactcgacattgagaagaatattaccagttactgggtaatagactcctaggggaccaaaatatatatctaggtaataactagaaagaaacggtcaaacaaagactcaacccaatgaggatataactcaaggggaatggttccatccagataattaactggggaggaaactgaaataataatcatccacgaggaaataactcagtggggaatgagaaaggttaaactctttctgcttaaaggggatgacactctacaattgaaggtggacaaacacaccaaatctgcacGGGTAAGTAATATTACCGAAGCAGAGGATCAAAAGAAAAATCAaatgcgataaaatgcataatgGAATATCTGATGTcgtgttttatgcatgaatatgcatgtatatgattgTGATTATGCTGATAAAACAATACAAAGGAgacaaataacaaagatttgaatcactGCAACAttcgactaatctcaacaagatgtaaacaccaactggagaaaatgctagggatgaaaataaatcatctagctctgTGTAAATAAGCGCTGGCTGGGAAAGTCATGGAGAACATGCTTTCAATCAATCATGACAAAATCTACAGGGAGAGAACATTGTTGAAGGATGATCAACCAAACATGCCTAGGATAGAAaaaggatctgctgaggatccaaattgtcaacactttggggaattttaagtcaacaccatgttaaatgagagacaaccttgcaggggactaaatcaaatactgctcagaatccAACACTGCCGGGAACGAGGGATATTTTTAATAGAAGATGAACTCCACCGAGGAAAACTAGAGACAAACTCTGCATGAGGATTTAAGCAAATTACTGGGGATATTGTGACCAAGACCGTCACATTCCTCAATAATCATCGAATTCTTCTTGGAAGTtgtgaaataaaccaattccagGGCAAAGATAACCAGGTCTGATTCGCACAAAGGAGAAACTGCCAAAGTTATGCAACACAATTAAATGCaaaatggaaaccaaataaaggttccggaTCTCCAGGGTCTAATCACAAATTATAAACTGGGGGATACCAAATATGAGCACCACAACTGGGGAATATGGATTTGCAAAGGGGACCGATCATTAGTTCAATTCTACTAGGGATGATAAATTACTCGGGGAGAAACTTAtcaaccatgctggggataaATGGTGAACCGTTGGGGAGGAAAAtagttaccaaaccaactgcttggggaagaccaacaatgcttcacacttcaagacttacctgttctcagattgATGTTGACATTCTTACTGAAATCAATTATTCTTAAAAtgattgtttttattattttaagaaaaataattattattcattaatttattttgaaattatcatcataaaaattcaattttgtttagcagaagtaaataagaatagtaataattggacaaaagctcaactttatttaatagaatggtagttcCTAAATGACGAGACTCCGTAGATCttttacaaagtttgaaaatgataatttacatggaaaaaggctacattgaatacaataataactactctccctaccaacttcaacgtccattgtgcttgtcttcagttgagaatgatgaatcaaaaCCAAACGACTTGTTCAAAACCAACcgggtgcagttacttgccataatccctaatttttgcctagattgccccaaggtaGGGTACTtaatctaccgggataaattttctgttttatgtgtctaatttttgcctggattgcctttttaggttttcattccatcgagacgctcttttttgcctaagccgccctttcgggttttcaacttagtgagttgttcttttcttttttagacgaagtatttcttgactgcattgaCATTCACAAGATGTGTGAActcttccccatccatagttgtaagaatcaaagcaccgcctgaaaaggctctcttgacaacatgtgggccttcataattagtgtcataccccgattttgtCCGGGCAATTCAAAACTTTTGGACATGGTGCATAAACTTAAAGCTTAAGTATCCTAACAGGATCCAAGCTTCACAACCCTGACTTCCCAACCTTAAAACCTTCAACATTCATGGTTTGTTCTCATTTGCACTGATGGATTTAAAGCATTCACTTGCTCATAATCATTGACCCTAATCCAAGTTCTTGGCCTCGTAAAATTTCATCTATGCTCAGTTCCTCTAATTACTCTAGGCACATTTTGTTCTTAGTTCATTCATCTTGTGTCATATGCCGACTCATTCCTAAGAAGGTTCTTAAACCATAAGGTGTTCTTTAGATCTTATACTATCCACACATGTCCATTGGTTTGTTTGTGGTTCTCCCATATTTTATTCATGGATCTTTTGTTTAGGTGGTAGTTTTGTTCACATGTTCATGTGCAGTATATCAAAAAACCCAATTCAAGTCATTCCCATACAATGCCATTCATGAAACAATCATCAAAATACCAAAATGTCATTTACATATTGATTATCCAAGGACCATGAACAACAAAGAATTGCAAGTTTGCCTAGTTCTACAAACCGTTGACTTCCGGTCGATCCATTGACCCAACTCCACGAACCTACATCTATCGACATAAACCAAGCCAGTCTTGTTCTATGTCTACCTGCTTAAGGTGGATATACTTGTTCATACCATATCTACAAGGTCAGCCCTGGTGTGTTTACCCACAATGAACATGATCATGTTTACTACTAATATTCAAGCATATAGGAATGCATACAATTAGAAAAACCATACATACATGTCCATACGTAACAATTCCACCTCTTAATCATACTTGTTACAAATATGAGTTACAACCGTTTGCAAGTTGCCAAAAGGAAAGTCCTAGCCTATGATCCAAATACATAACTTCATGTCAAGCTGGAAACAGCGGGTCAATTGACCATAACAAACTCCTTGTGCTAGTTTCTTCCAAAGGTTGCAAGCCAGGCATATTGCCGCCTGCACAATTAAAAACAACCACACACTCTTAACCCAAAGTTATAAAGGAGGTAGTCACACTTTGCATTGTTATCACTAGACCATAAAAAGAATCGCTATTAAAAGGAAAAACCAGGTCGGCATACGGTAACAATTGGTGTTACACCTGATGGCATAACTTTCCTGAATTTGCTATCTGCCTGTTGTCACGGTGGGAAGGTTGATGAGACCGTGAATCTTTTACTTAATCATTCATAATTATGGTATTCCGCCAAGGTCTGAACACTACTCTTGTATAGTTGATGTTATGAGTCGAGCAGGTCAATTGAAGAGAGCTTATGAATTAATCCAAGAGATGCCATTCAAGGCAGATTCCAGCATTTGGGGTGCTCTCCTCGTGGGCTGTAATATCCATTCAAACGTGAAATTGGGGGAACTGGCTGCTAGGAGCATTTTGAATTTGGATCCTTATAATTCTGGTGCTTATGTGATGTTGTCTAATATATATCCTGCTTTTGGCAAGAGTAAGGTCTGCAGCATCATAAGCACACCTTGATCTTTAGCAAGCTTCAACCTGTATCACACAAATTCAACCAAAATTTCAGTACACATATCATGGCAAATGAGATACAACTGTTTATTAACCAATGTTCATCACCAAGGCAAGGAGTTCAAATCAGGGAACAACCTACTGTCATAAGCCAGCAGGTGGGCACAAGACAAAAGACGCGCAAACCACAGGTCTTACAAGTACCTAATCAATTCAATAAACAGGCAAGTTAAGTGGGAAAATCATGAGTAAAGTGAGTACAAGGGTGCAGTGTAAGGCATACCATACAGGATCTTATGTAGAATTATTGTGAACCCAAAGCAGTTTGACCACATAAAGCTGGATGTCAATGACAATCGTGGAATCATGTTTCTGAACTTCACAGACTAATAGCCAAATGCCGCTAATAAAGAACAGGACAAGAAGTTGCAAGCATAGACAAACGGAGAACAACGGAACCCTGTAGCCAATATCCTGCACCATCCAACAAATCAATTACCTAGCATACATATGTAGCAAATTGCGTTCAGAGGTCATTACTCAATCAAGTTCAACACAAAACAAGGCCAGTATCATATGTTGCTAAACAACCCTACTGCATACGCATAAAATACCATCATCATAACCAGAACCATGCTCTACTATCCAGTCTGCATTTGATTGTTGGTAATCATGGCTAAGCCTCAAGTGTACAAACCGCATGTTTCTCTGGTTTTAAGTCACTTATAGTACAACAAAGCTTCCCAAAGTAAATGGCATGGGAAACATCTGCGGGATAACCAGAAACTAATGCAACAAGTATGCTGTACCAATGCTAGGCCATGATGCAGAACTAATCCAGGCTTAATCCAATCATGAAATCCACCATTACTCATGAGGCAGACTAAGCAAGAACTCCGTTGTAGAATGTATGCACCAGTAAGACACTATGAGATAATACATCACGATGCAAGACCAATATCATGTAAATTAAGGCATACGTAAAACGTGACTACAGACACCAATTGAACCAATATTCATGCACTACCGTATGGAAGGCATACCTGCAACAAATTTCTAGTTCATTACCTAAGCATCCATAGCCAAATACTCAAGGGAAGGCAAGTTACTAAAGTACCAAGATGCCAATGGTAGAGTCCATGCGTCCATCATGAGAACAATTTATCATGCTAGCAAGCGCACCATACCCTGAGCAAATGAACTGCAAAAACTGTACATGTTGATCCATTCAGCAGTACGCGATTGGACAAAGAATATTACATGACAGTAAAATAAAAGAGACGTTTTTTACCATGAGCAAAACCAAGAGTCATGGTGGTAAGTAGGGGTGGACAAGAACCGTTCACCCGGCCAAACCCGCAGGGAACCGAAAAAGAAAACCGAAATGGGCGGGTTCAAACGGTCTATCGGGCCAGTGATTAAAATATAGCAGTTTCAATTGGGTTTATATGGGCGGGTCGGGTTCAAAATTCTGAACCGCGGATACCCTAACCCGCCCAATTAAGATACCTCCTACCTAGGGTTTTCCAGCAGAAAGTTCATTCTGTATTTCCTGTTCTCTCACTCACACGGTGTTCTCTCACTCACAGCCAAAGCATTTTTTGTTCTCTCACTCACAGCCGCACCTCCAAAGTTGGGGATGATCTTCCTCCTATTGTTTTGGTGCATGGAATTTTTGGATTTGGCAAAGGGGTAATGCTCAATTGTTCTGTTTCTGTAATTCTGTCTCAAAAtttacatttttttttgtttgtttcGGTTTTGTTAATGTTGTTTTTTGATTTATCAGAGGTTGGGTGGTTTGTCATACTTTGCTGGAGCTGAGAAGAAAGATGAGAGGGTTCTTGTTCCTGATCTAGGGTCTTTAACAAGTATCTATGATAGGTGAGGGTTTAAAGGGTTAGAGTTTTTGGTAGGTTTTATCTTAATGGTTTTGTTTGCATGCTTTGTGTTTGTGAAAAGTCTTGAAAGGGTTTTGTAATTTTTGTTTTCTCAGGGCAAGGGAATTGTTCTATTATTTAAAAGGAGGACAGGTTGATTATGGTGAAGAACACAGCAAGGAGTGTGGACACTCGCAGTTTGGAAGAATCTATGAACAAGGTTTGGACTTTCTGGACATTGGAGATCTTCATGTTATGTTTGTTGTTTGTAGCTTTTTTTTTTCACTTTACCTATGTGTTTTTTTTTAATGTTCCTTTATTTTGGTACATAAAGAGCATTATTCTGAGTGGGATGAGGATCACCCTCTTCATTTTGTGGGACATTCTGCTGGAGCACAGGTTGTTCGTGGTTTGCAACAAATGCTTGCTGATAAGGTTGGTATTGGTATTGGTCTTAATTTTATGTTTTTCTTTCAACATTTTGATTGGCAAACGCTCACAAAATGTTgtgtttaattatgtttgttttttatttttttttataagcATCACATCCTTATCTGGAGCATTTAATGGGACTACAAGAACCTACTTTGATGGCATCCAGTGAGTTCTACCTAACTTTAGTTTCTGCTTAAACATATAAAACTATTTAGAGATATTGACTTTAAATAGCTTTCTTATTATAACATCGTTGGCTTGAAAATGGGTGTTTAAGACATGCAAGAGTTCCTAGGGTAAAAAATGGAATGGTAAAAGATCAGTAATTGGGATTGTACATTAAGAATGCTGTTATTATACTTCTTGTTTCAGCAGATTATGGCTTTCTTTCATCAGCTGAATTTTATGAGCTTTTCAGCAAGCAACATGTTAATAAAAGCCAAAACTCCCCTTTGTTTTTAAAGTTAATTACCATTAGGTGCTAAGCTAGTATCTATTATTGTTTCAGGCCGGAAGATGGGAAAACATTGAAACCTATTTGCCTGCTACAGCTTTGCCGAATTGGGGTGATACTATATGACTGGTTAGACATTGCCTGGTTGAAAAACTACTACAATTTTGGGTTTGATCATTTCAACATGTCATGGAGAAAGATTGGTGTATGGGGTCTTGTTGATTGCCTATTGGGGAATGCAGGGTATgttatttgtttttcttttttagaAGCTAAACACTTCTAGCTTATCATTCTTGTGCACGGACTATTTAAATTTTATGACAATTTGATATGTGTTGATTTTACCAGCTTTGACAAATATTCTCTGGAGAAACTGAGGGAGGCATCAgctgctgaagctgaggcagctaGTGCTGTTTGGCAATCTGTGCAAGCTATATCAAGTAGTCCCGTTGATGAAACATCTGTGTTAGATGACAACTCACATGCTGCAGACACAGTTGCAGATGGAAGTGACACAAAGGGAGATGTTCACCTTCATCCTAGAGCTGTATGTGCTTGGAATCCTTGCTTATAACTGATGGAATATCTCTCAAGGATgcaaattaatataattttattgCAGGTTGTAGTTGCTAAAGAGGCTATAGGTAACCTAGGTGGAATGGTGAGACAATTGTCACTCGATCAATTTGAAAATGAAAGCAAACGCATGCTTCCCATAAACAGTGATTCACCATATCCTACAAAAAAGTTCACCAGGCAGAAATCCCCTCAGGGTTTACATAAAAAGGCAAGCATTATCTGATGCACATTCTTCTTCCTTTATATTGTTTGAACCTAACACGGCTACCCATTTAATTATCATATAGTATACTAGATAATCACTTTTGTCATTCTCTTCTTGCCAGATAATTTCAAATTTGCTCAGGCCTCGCAACTGGAAAGCGCCTGCAAATAGGCGGTTCTTCTTGGATTCTTATGAAGTGGGTGAGCTTTGTTATGCTGCTGAGCAAATATTTATGCACGAACCAACTGTTCTTCAGCTGAAAGCTCCTGTCAAAGTATTTGGTGATCTTCATGGTCAGTTTGGTGATTTGATGCGACTATTTGATGAATATGGATTTCCTTCAACCGCAGGAGACATCACGTAAGTCTATTACATGTATACATGGGTAGATTAACATTCCTTTGCCAAAATAGCTTATAGTACTAGTCAGCCCTTCTCTATCTCTGTTACACTATCTAATCATGGATATTTTCATTCCTGTGCGTCAATTAGAATTTAGATCGAACATTCGAGTCTTAGACTATCATATTATAAAATGTCAACCATACATTTTTTTTTCAATTAACAACTCCTTGGAAAGCAGATCATCAGATTCTTGTTAAGAGTATTTGTTGGTACATCTTATAGACACATCAAGAAATTTTACGTTAGATACACTTGAGGCCCTGGTGGATGTTATTGTGCACTTAGTATcagggtttcaatttcaacctttAAAATACAGTTATTGTGCACTTGAGGCCCTATTTGATTGGCTCTAAAAATATTCCTTTCCTTTGAAATGTGGATTTCAACATGCACTTCTTCTGAATGGTTTGTTGCATCTGCACTCTACAACATGTCAAAAAATGTTTCCATCCAAAAACCATTTGTAGAAATGTTTACTTTTATTGTGATTTGCAGTAAAACATGCAGGGTGATGTTGTGTGTTAAGTTAATATGTGCAGTTTGTTTCTTAACACAATAGTTTAATTCATCCCTTGAGGTGAATTTGGATAAACAACTTAATTAGTTGTTGATTGGATTAACGCTTATGTATAAGCCATTTCTATAATCCAAGAGAAAACATAATTAAATTGTTTTCCTATAACCTATAATGGTGTGCTTATTGAAATAAAATGTAAACATCTTATGGATATGTCACAACCTCCTATTTTCATAAACTACTATCGAACAAGTGCCCATGTCAATAGATAAGTTAAAATACGTTGTTCATAAGCCAATCCAAATGCAGCCTTGGTTTGTTTCAGTTTGTCGTGTAAATAACTCATTTTCTAGTTAACGTTAACGTTTAAGCATCCATTGTCGTTATAATTGACTTTTACTGTTGTTCTTGTGATTGTACAGATTGAATATCCTGACAATGTTCACTTGATATGTGGAAATCATGAAGCTGCTGACATAAATGCATTATTTGGTTTTCGTATAGAGTGCATTGAACGAATGGTAAAGGCGAAGACATACTTGTTTTGATTGTGTTTTTAGATTCAATTCTGCAGCTAACTAGGTGCTTGTAGGGTGAAAATGACGGCATATGGGCGTGGACAAGATTCAATCAACTTTTTAACCATCTTCCACTCGCTGCACTTATTGAAAAGAAAATTATATGTATGCATGGTGGCATTGGAAGATCTATCCATTCAGTAGAACAGATAAAGAAGATTGAAAGGCCCATAACAATGGATGCAGGATCTATTATTTTAATGGATCTTTTATGGTATCCTCCTTTCTTCTTTCTTCTTAATGTTATCCAATGTATGTTGTGGTTTCTGATTGTATATGATTAATTTTAGGATGGTACAAATGAGCAGTTAGGGATTATTCCTCGAGCTATTGAAGAACTCTTTCGTCAAGCGTCAATGGATGCTTCAATGGATGCTAGACTGGAGAACACATGAACCTCTCATTGTGTGGAAGTAGCATAACATTTGTTATTTTGGATTGAAGTTTTTGATACTTTGAATTTATTTTGAATCTAAATTGTAGTAATTTGTAGCTCAAAATATTATCAAAATGTATTATTGGGCTCAAAATAATATCAACCCAATAAAACCGATTAAACCGATTGCATAACCCGCAACCCGTCCTAACCCAACCGGTCCAAACCGATTACAAAAATGGGCGAAAATGGGCTTATATGGCTTAACCGCGGGTTGGGATGGGTGAGGCTTTTAGGCCCGAAACCGCCCAACCCGGCCCGTTGTCCAGCCCTAGTGGTAAGAATGAAATGAAGATTAGCACAATAGCTACACCTTTCACTAAAAACAAAACGTTGATACCACCTATTATGAAGGGACCACAACAAAATCTGAAAAGATCCATCTCCTAACGGAATGATTTGCTGGATTCTCCAGCTCACACCAGATACGAGCCTGGCACCATCCCTCTATATAAGAAAATGGACCCATCGACAAAAAGGAGGGAACCTCTGCTGAAATCCCTCTGCAAAATTTACACTTAAAAGTTCAGTTGAAAAAAACTCAAACCTGGATTTTTATACTGGAAATCTAACGTTGAAGAGTTTAAAACCCCAACGGAACACGAACGAGGAAACGACGCAAAGAAAGGCTCGGAAAAAGGAAGAGACGATTAGCAAAAGAAAAGGGAGAAATCATTTTACCAAGATCCAGTTTCGCTCCTCTCGCTCGCCGGAAACGTACGTTCGCCGTTAAAGGTCCAGTTTGTTTCTCTTTCTTTTCAAACTTTTGCTCGCAACCATGGTTGCCTATGTCTGAAACTTCTCTTTTGGTTTGGTTGATTTGATGTTCATATTGCTTGTTCCATTTTCGCTTATGTTCCGACGAGACCCCGAATCGAATATGTTATGGATTTGTTAATGTATTTGATGAAATGATGCTATGTTGGTGAGTTCGTTGGCTCAGCGTAAGGAAGCATTAGAGTGTTACATATAGATAGGGCTGGACAACGGGCCGGGCCGGGCGGTTTTGGGCCCAAAACTCTCACCCAGTCCAACCCACGGTTCAAATATGAAGGGCCATTTCCGCCCAATATCAACACGGTTTGGACGGGTTCGGTTTGTGCGGATTGCAGGTTTATTTTAGCGGTTTATTCGGGTTTGTCATAAGCCAGCCTCTTGGCAAAATGGCTACAAAAAGAAGTTTCAGATAATATAAGCTATATATTCAAGACCTCTGACAAAG containing:
- the LOC127078804 gene encoding uncharacterized protein LOC127078804 codes for the protein MGGFKRSIGPKVHSVFPVLSLTRCSLTHSQSIFCSLTHSRTSKVGDDLPPIVLVHGIFGFGKGRLGGLSYFAGAEKKDERVLVPDLGSLTSIYDRARELFYYLKGGQVDYGEEHSKECGHSQFGRIYEQEHYSEWDEDHPLHFVGHSAGAQVVRGLQQMLADKVGIGIENVVFNYVCFLFFFISITSLSGAFNGTTRTYFDGIQPEDGKTLKPICLLQLCRIGVILYDWLDIAWLKNYYNFGFDHFNMSWRKIGVWGLVDCLLGNAGFDKYSLEKLREASAAEAEAASAVWQSVQAISSSPVDETSVLDDNSHAADTVADGSDTKGDVHLHPRAVVVAKEAIGNLGGMVRQLSLDQFENESKRMLPINSDSPYPTKKFTRQKSPQGLHKKIISNLLRPRNWKAPANRRFFLDSYEVGELCYAAEQIFMHEPTVLQLKAPVKVFGDLHGQFGDLMRLFDEYGFPSTAGDITLNILTMFT